A single genomic interval of bacterium harbors:
- the rdgC gene encoding recombination-associated protein RdgC — protein MGFLRGGLSFSRFSLEGQIPPNYKEEFPGRIRRFGFRELDENSDQERSLGWVDMMDSLDAEFAGEGFFKEGYLVLALRVDTRVVPARILRQHVLKAQREVAKKEGLAFLPKERKKEIQEQVRWKLLRRSIPNSSTYEVVWNLQTGSVLLGTNQPAICDLFAEHFHKTFLLRVIPLYPYELMLRHLGQRGFDTSRLSGIRPWGLTGE, from the coding sequence ATGGGATTCTTGAGGGGTGGATTGAGCTTCTCTCGGTTTTCTCTGGAAGGGCAGATCCCACCCAATTACAAGGAGGAGTTTCCCGGTAGGATAAGACGATTTGGATTTCGGGAACTGGACGAGAACTCGGACCAAGAGCGCTCCTTGGGCTGGGTGGACATGATGGATTCCCTTGATGCCGAGTTTGCGGGAGAAGGGTTTTTCAAGGAGGGGTACCTGGTTTTGGCTCTCAGGGTGGACACCAGGGTGGTGCCTGCCAGGATCCTTCGCCAGCATGTCTTGAAGGCCCAGAGGGAGGTGGCAAAAAAAGAAGGCCTGGCGTTTCTGCCCAAAGAGCGGAAAAAAGAAATTCAAGAACAGGTGAGATGGAAGCTTCTAAGAAGGAGTATTCCCAACTCCTCGACCTACGAGGTGGTTTGGAATCTTCAGACAGGATCTGTTTTGTTGGGCACCAACCAGCCGGCGATTTGTGATCTTTTTGCAGAACACTTTCACAAGACCTTCTTGCTCAGGGTAATACCATTGTATCCGTACGAGTTGATGCTGAGGCATCTTGGACAGCGCGGTTTTGATACATCAAGGCTCTCAGGGATCAGACCCTGGGGTCTTACAGGGGAGTGA